In Pirellulales bacterium, one genomic interval encodes:
- a CDS encoding type II toxin-antitoxin system HicB family antitoxin: MIRYAIVIEKSPSNYGGYVPDLPGCVATGATVEVTEQLLREAIALHVQGMKEDGLPIPEPSSVVEYVELEAGA, from the coding sequence ATGATACGCTACGCGATCGTCATCGAGAAATCGCCCTCCAATTATGGCGGTTATGTCCCCGACCTGCCAGGCTGCGTGGCGACGGGGGCGACCGTCGAGGTGACGGAACAACTGCTGCGCGAGGCGATCGCGCTACATGTTCAAGGGATGAAGGAAGACGGGCTTCCGATTCCCGAACCGTCCAGCGTCGTCGAATACGTCGAACTCGAAGCCGGGGCCTGA